A region of the Fibrobacter sp. genome:
CGTATGCGTCGTCGAAGGCCTGAGTGTAGCAGGCGCGCAGCGCGGCATTCGCGTCGGGGTAGTCCTTGAAGAGGAACATCCCGCTGTCCAGGCACATCATGTCCAGTTCGCCGTCGGTGTCGATGCAGTCGGGCCGGAAGGTGGACCACAGGCAGTAATCGACATACCCCTCCCGGATGTCTTCTTTGAGCAGGTTGTCGCCGGTGCCGCTCTGGACCTTCAGGAAGGTTTTCTTGCTCTTGATCCAGGCGAGTATCGCGCTGAACATGGTGTGCGGCCTCCTTTCGGTGGTGGATGCCCTGTTGAATTTGAACGTATTTCGTCATTTTTAAATAAAAGGCCATCGGCGATTTTGAGTCAATAATCCTTCTGTAAAATTTCCCAATGACCGTTTTTACGAGCACCGACTCTCTTAATTAACAATTTCTCGCGCAATGTTTGCAATGCCCTATTAATGGTTGGTTCAGAAAAACCTATTTCCTTTACAAGGAGCGAAACAGTTATAAATGGATTTCGCTTTATTTCCAAAAGAACTTGTTGTTCTGTAGATGTTAATTTAAAAGAGGTATTTATCCTATCATTTATCCTATCACTTATTCTATCATTTATCCTATCACCCAGCCGAGTATTTCCCTCAAAAAAGAAGCTAGTTCGCATAAAATGATCCGTAAAAGAGAATGATTGCTCGTCATAGGAACGTAGAATTCGACGCATGCCGCTTCCTAGCTGTTCAACCAAATCAAGATCATGAAACACTCGCATTAGTTCTCGATTTCGTGGCATAGAGCAGCAATTAAAGAAATCCTCCCTAGAAAGCCCCTCTACAAGGCCTCCGTAATTCGTGATTTCCATACGGTCAGAAAATATTTCGAACAATGGAGGTACCTCTCTTGTATAGTCGTTGTGGACAACCGAGTTTATGACAGCCTCTCGCAAGGCTACAGGGTCAACTAGCGGTTTCTCGATACGTTCCATGGGGGTAATCTCTGCCCGCGTGATATTCGCCACTTTCAAACGCATAAGCACCGCTTTTAACGCCTTTATGATGCAACAATAACCGAATTCCTCGTTCTCGATAAGGTCATACTTGTCGGTACCCTTATACCTGGCCACTTTCATAGACACGCCATTTTCATCTGCAAGGAGATAGGCATTATAATTGTATCTGCCATCAGGAGTCAGCAACTCTAAGTTCCTTGCAAATAGGCTATTCAAAGGCTTTTTATTTTCCTCATAGTAAATCCTCAATTGACTAAAAGTCAAATCTTGCCGTGGAGCCGGAATCCTTGCTAGAGACAATTTTGCACGGGCGGCAAAAGATTCTAGAATCATCTTTTCACTCATTCCGTGTACGGAACTGCCAACTCTTACAAAGCAACCATTGGGAGTCATACCAATTTTTTTTAGATAATACGGCTTTTCAGGGCCTCCTGATACAACTACATGAAGAATATCCTTTCCATCTAGTTCCTCCGCGATTACATTGAACAAGCCAATTGCATTCGGTTTGATATTGTTCAGAATTCTGTCGGAAATTTGCCGTTGCACCTTATCCGTTTCTTTAATCCCATAAGCAGAACCATCGTCATTGATTCCGACATAAATGTGACCGCCTGTAGTATTCAGGAAAGCAACTACAGAACGTTCAAAGGAATCGGCAAGTTCCCGTTTATATTCAACAGAATTATTTTCCCTGTTTATATTAGGCATAATCGTCCCATGGCGTTAACAAGCACGCCGACAAAAGCGGCGCACTTCGTGCTATCGCGTTTATTTGCTTGGGATGATCCTGCGGTGCTGTTGGCGGGGGCTTTCCCCGGCGTTACCTGGCACCCTTGCGGGCGCACCCGAGCAGGTCGTGTTCCTGCCAGCTATCCAACAACATCAACAAGAAGGTTGATGTGCCCCGCCGCGGATGCACGTACGGGCCTAAAGGCCTATGCCGACTGTCGCGAGGATTTTCGAATTACGACTGTAATATAGACAAATAGGGGTATAAAGTCAACCCATCATTGACGTCTACTTCACGACTTTCTTGATGTAGCTGGACTTGAGATCCTTGAGGTAGTAGGTTCCGTGCGGGACCTGCAGGGCCTTGAAGGAGCCTTCCGCGGACTGTGCTGTGGCGGTAAAGGTCTTCACCATCGCGCCCGTAGCGGAGAACACGGCGAATGTGGTCGGTTCCTGGCTCGTCCACCGGAAATCCTGGGCGATGGCGTCGGTGGAGCTTGTCGGCACGTCCACGCTGCTAGACGCCGGGGCGACCTCGCTGCTGGATTCCGGAGCCACTTCGCTGCTGCTGGATGCCGGAGCGGCGCCAACCACTTCCAGTTCCAAGTCCATGAATTCGATGACGTAGGAGCCGTCTTCTTCGGCCTGGATTTCCTTGCCCTTCTGCTTCACGGTCTTGCCTTCGGCGCCTTCGATGTTCACGCGGAGCGGCACGCTCTTGGGCATGGCCGAATGCGGGGACTTCCAGGTGACCTTGAAGCCGCCTTCGATGTCGGTCGCTGCGGCCTTGTCAATCACGAAGTGTGCGCGGTAGTAGGCGGCCACGCGGCCCATCGGGGCGCGCCACAGGCCCTGGGCCTTGGCCTCGTCCATAATGGAAATCATGTCGGACGGGGTGATGCCGTAGCCGAAGCCGGCGCCATCCACGCCATGGTTCAGCTGCACGGTCCAGGCGTTCTTTTGCTTGGCTTCGCTCATGTTTCCCTTGGACTGCTGCGTGTTGCCCTGGTAGCAGTCCGAACTGATGCGTTCCCAGATGGGTTCTTCGTTCCACTTGTACTTGGTGGCACCCTGGCAGTTGCGGTTGACGATGTGGGCCTTCGCGATTTCGGCTTCCACGGCGTCGTTGTAATAGCAGTAGGGAGTCGCGAATGCGACGACTTCGGCCTTGCTCCTTTGTTCAAGGTCGTACTTGTAGTCGGTAATTTCGCTTTTCAGGTTGTTGGATTTGGTCAAGTCGCTGTGCGTCTTGGAATGGTTGCCGATTTCGTGACCTTTCTCGGCCATCGGGAAGTACTTCGACTGGTTGCCGGCATTCATGCCGCCCGTCATGAAGAACGTCACCTTGATGTCCTGGTTCTTCTCAAAATAATCCCCGAGGTTATTCAGCTGGGAAATTTCGCTGTCGTCGAACGTGAACGAAACGGCACCGGGATGGCCGTTCCAGGGGACAGTGGTAATCGGGGCGGCGTAAGCCGCTGCGCCCATCAACGACATGATTACTACGGGTTTTAAAACGGCTTTCATTCTTTCCTCCAATAAATTTTCGAAAGCATAACACCGAAAGGGCGAGTGTGCGGCGCCCTCTAGCTATCCATAATCTAAATTCAAAGTGCGCCTATTCCCCGCGCACAAGCCGTTTTTCGTTGTTGCAAAAGACAACAAACAGGCCGAATTTGGCCTAAAAACGGCATTTTTGAATGTCAGGGGCTTACCGGATTTTGCGGAGG
Encoded here:
- a CDS encoding RNA-binding domain-containing protein, producing the protein MPNINRENNSVEYKRELADSFERSVVAFLNTTGGHIYVGINDDGSAYGIKETDKVQRQISDRILNNIKPNAIGLFNVIAEELDGKDILHVVVSGGPEKPYYLKKIGMTPNGCFVRVGSSVHGMSEKMILESFAARAKLSLARIPAPRQDLTFSQLRIYYEENKKPLNSLFARNLELLTPDGRYNYNAYLLADENGVSMKVARYKGTDKYDLIENEEFGYCCIIKALKAVLMRLKVANITRAEITPMERIEKPLVDPVALREAVINSVVHNDYTREVPPLFEIFSDRMEITNYGGLVEGLSREDFFNCCSMPRNRELMRVFHDLDLVEQLGSGMRRILRSYDEQSFSFTDHFMRTSFFFEGNTRLGDRINDRISDRINDRINTSFKLTSTEQQVLLEIKRNPFITVSLLVKEIGFSEPTINRALQTLREKLLIKRVGARKNGHWEILQKDY
- a CDS encoding polysaccharide deacetylase family protein, translating into MKAVLKPVVIMSLMGAAAYAAPITTVPWNGHPGAVSFTFDDSEISQLNNLGDYFEKNQDIKVTFFMTGGMNAGNQSKYFPMAEKGHEIGNHSKTHSDLTKSNNLKSEITDYKYDLEQRSKAEVVAFATPYCYYNDAVEAEIAKAHIVNRNCQGATKYKWNEEPIWERISSDCYQGNTQQSKGNMSEAKQKNAWTVQLNHGVDGAGFGYGITPSDMISIMDEAKAQGLWRAPMGRVAAYYRAHFVIDKAAATDIEGGFKVTWKSPHSAMPKSVPLRVNIEGAEGKTVKQKGKEIQAEEDGSYVIEFMDLELEVVGAAPASSSSEVAPESSSEVAPASSSVDVPTSSTDAIAQDFRWTSQEPTTFAVFSATGAMVKTFTATAQSAEGSFKALQVPHGTYYLKDLKSSYIKKVVK